Part of the Deinococcus roseus genome, ATTTGCCTCCACCATGCGTGAATTTGCCATTCCAGTGAAGGTGAAATCACCCCTGGTGATGGACATTGTGGGCACTGGAGGGGACAGCGAAAATCCCTTCAACATCTCCACCACCACCATTTTTGTGGTTTCCACTGCTGGCGTGACGGTGGCCAAACACGGGAACCGGGCCGCTTCCAGCAAATCGGGAAGTGCGGACCTGCTGGAAGCCTGCGGGGTCAATTTAAATGCCTCCCCGGAAACCATCGAGAAAGCCATCAACACTGTGGGGGTGGGTTTTCTGTTTGCCAGAAGCTACCACCCAGCCATGCGTTTTGCTGCTCCCGTGCGTGCAGAACTGGGGGTCAGAACGGTCTTTAACCTGCTGGGTCCCCTCACCAATCCTGCCACCCCCACCCATCAGGTGGTCGGGGTGTCCAGTCCCCATCTGGTGCCCGTGTTTGCTCAGGTGCTGCAAAAACTGGGCCTGAAACGTGGAATTGTGGTTTATGGGGATGGTCTGGATGAATTCACCACCTGCGGCCCCAACCAGGTGGCAGAACTGAAAAACGGCGAAATCCACGAGTACACCATCGATCCCGAAAGTGTGGGCATGCGCTGCGTGGCCAAAACCGAAATTCAGGGTGGAGACGCCCAGCACAATGCTGAAATCACCAGGGCAGTGCTGGGAGGCCAGGGCACCCAGGCCCAGCGGGACATTGTTGCGCTGAATGCAGGCGTTGCCCTGTACATTGCTGGCCAGCAAGACAGCATCGAAAAAGGCATCCAGCGGGCCTATGAGGTGCTGGACTCGGGAGAAGCCTTGCTCAAGCTGCAGGCTTATGCTGCACTGACGCACCAGTAGGGTTTTCTGTGGATCTGGTTGTTTCAGAGGGCAGAGGGTTAAATCCCCCTGCCCTTCGCTGTGCTCAGGCTGTCCCCCTTAACAAAGGGGGATTGATGTGCGTTTGGGATGGTTTTGCATGGTGTTTCCACCAACCTCCCTTCATTAAGCGACCCAGCGCGAAACGTGCCGTCACGTGAGCGCGTAGTGGGGTCAAGAAGGCACGTTATCAGAGTCAAGAAGGGAGGACCTTCGAGCGACAGCAAGAAGCGGAGGGATCTGACCCTCCGTGCTCTCAGACAAGAGAAAGTCCCCCAACGCAAATGGAGGACCACTTCGAGCTTGCAGGAAGCAGGAGGACCTAAGCCACCCGTGAGGTCAAATAAAACATTGTCACGGCATGGCTGGCCGTTCCCCCCAGCACAAACAGGTGCCAGATTTCATGGAACCCGAAAACACCAGGAATGGGGTTGAGTTTTTTGGTGGCATAAATCACCGCACCAATGGAGTAAAACAGACCGCCAATGCACATCCAGACCATGGGGGTCCAGGAGAAGTGGGCAATCAACTGGGGCATCAGAACCACGCTCATCCAGCCCATGGCCAGGTAAAGCACCGTTGAAATCCAGCGGGGCAGTTTCATGGTGACCAGTTTGAGGATCACGCCAGCAAGCGC contains:
- the trpD gene encoding anthranilate phosphoribosyltransferase translates to MLQKLLSGQVLSFDEAAVFMRQVMSDQVSPVRLSAALAALRVRGESPQEIAGFASTMREFAIPVKVKSPLVMDIVGTGGDSENPFNISTTTIFVVSTAGVTVAKHGNRAASSKSGSADLLEACGVNLNASPETIEKAINTVGVGFLFARSYHPAMRFAAPVRAELGVRTVFNLLGPLTNPATPTHQVVGVSSPHLVPVFAQVLQKLGLKRGIVVYGDGLDEFTTCGPNQVAELKNGEIHEYTIDPESVGMRCVAKTEIQGGDAQHNAEITRAVLGGQGTQAQRDIVALNAGVALYIAGQQDSIEKGIQRAYEVLDSGEALLKLQAYAALTHQ